A region of Streptomyces deccanensis DNA encodes the following proteins:
- a CDS encoding helix-turn-helix domain-containing protein, producing the protein MTGSAPFPAPQRSDDAGADAERRFTTLGLDHDPWDYWNEVTRTAFVAMRTAALPDTVPVPGKHSFAASAVAQVTGGLLVSTMRADPHEAARTPDLVRRAAGEDFFLTLLTEGSARLQQGDHAAEVGSGDFALVDSAHPYVFRFDRPFRSVVLQIPRAMLTSRCAVAEHVTAVPFRTARGTGAFVSPVLRALAEQGHDLGEATAASFMRNLLDLLATACDALGSDVSGRASAAVHRRDLRRAKAHLADRLHDPGLTLLAASHDLGFSLRYLHALFREADTTPRAWLYALRLDRARAMLSGAGHDAQSISGIALRVGFKDASHFSRAFKSRFGTSPATYRRTTVVPPGHA; encoded by the coding sequence ATGACTGGGAGCGCGCCGTTTCCGGCACCACAGCGCAGCGACGACGCCGGTGCGGACGCCGAGCGGCGTTTCACCACGCTCGGCCTGGACCATGACCCGTGGGACTACTGGAACGAGGTGACCCGTACGGCGTTCGTCGCCATGCGCACGGCCGCACTGCCCGACACGGTCCCCGTCCCAGGCAAGCACAGCTTCGCCGCATCCGCTGTCGCCCAGGTGACGGGCGGGCTGCTGGTCAGCACCATGCGGGCGGATCCGCATGAGGCCGCTCGTACGCCTGACCTGGTCAGGAGGGCGGCGGGAGAGGACTTCTTCCTGACGCTGCTCACCGAGGGATCGGCCAGGCTCCAGCAAGGCGACCACGCCGCCGAGGTGGGATCGGGCGACTTCGCTCTCGTGGACAGTGCCCACCCCTACGTGTTCCGCTTCGATCGCCCGTTCCGCTCGGTGGTCCTTCAGATACCCCGCGCGATGCTCACCTCCCGCTGCGCCGTCGCCGAGCACGTCACCGCCGTGCCGTTCCGGACCGCGCGCGGCACGGGCGCCTTCGTCAGTCCCGTCCTGCGCGCCCTGGCCGAACAGGGCCATGACCTCGGTGAGGCGACGGCCGCGTCCTTCATGAGGAACCTTCTCGATCTCCTGGCCACCGCGTGTGACGCTCTGGGCTCGGACGTCTCAGGGAGAGCGAGTGCGGCCGTTCATCGACGTGATCTTCGCCGGGCCAAAGCCCACCTCGCCGACCGGCTCCACGACCCCGGCCTGACGCTGCTGGCCGCCAGCCATGATCTGGGCTTTTCACTGCGTTATCTGCATGCGCTGTTCCGCGAGGCCGACACCACACCGCGCGCATGGCTCTACGCCCTGAGACTCGACCGCGCCCGCGCGATGCTGTCGGGGGCCGGACACGACGCGCAGAGCATCAGCGGCATCGCGCTGCGCGTCGGGTTCAAGGACGCTTCCCACTTCTCCCGGGCGTTCAAGTCCCGCTTCGGGACCAGCCCCGCCACCTACCGCAGGACGACGGTCGTGCCGCCGGGGCACGCGTAA
- a CDS encoding helix-turn-helix domain-containing protein, translating into MAFQPPAGTPAGIEVMTLADFRDRIRDWPWHIATPHRQDFHTLMLVTAGTLRHRVDFTGYVLPPGSWLWIRPGQVHQWQNPEQAEAVLIFFQEEFVAPETAELAGLGTGSAPMPLYSPDPSEAPVLAAAAEQLAADFSQWDRHPLPVHTALLHRLLDVVLLRLAHLRQHDQAAESVPEPFLRFRDAVERGFSRTHRIDDYARELGYSTRTLTRATQAAAGLSAKDYLDQRLVLEAKRLLAHGTEPASTIAAHLGFTSATHFGKFFQRHTGQTPLAFRASQRASPPA; encoded by the coding sequence GTGGCTTTCCAGCCTCCGGCCGGAACCCCGGCGGGCATCGAGGTCATGACCCTGGCCGACTTCCGCGACCGCATCCGTGACTGGCCCTGGCACATCGCCACCCCGCACCGGCAGGACTTCCATACCCTGATGCTGGTCACCGCCGGCACCTTGCGCCACCGCGTCGACTTCACCGGATACGTACTGCCGCCTGGTTCCTGGCTGTGGATCAGGCCCGGCCAGGTGCACCAGTGGCAGAACCCTGAGCAGGCCGAGGCCGTCCTGATCTTCTTCCAGGAGGAGTTCGTCGCCCCCGAGACCGCAGAACTGGCCGGACTCGGCACCGGCTCCGCCCCGATGCCCTTGTACAGCCCCGATCCTTCGGAGGCCCCCGTACTGGCAGCCGCGGCCGAGCAACTGGCCGCGGACTTTTCCCAGTGGGACCGCCATCCGCTGCCGGTGCACACCGCCCTGTTGCACCGCCTGCTCGACGTCGTGCTGCTGCGCCTGGCCCACCTGCGGCAGCACGACCAGGCCGCGGAATCCGTCCCCGAGCCCTTCCTGCGCTTTCGCGACGCTGTCGAACGAGGTTTCTCCCGCACCCATCGCATCGACGACTACGCCCGCGAACTCGGCTACTCCACCCGCACCCTCACCCGCGCCACCCAGGCCGCGGCGGGCCTCAGCGCCAAGGACTACCTCGACCAGCGCCTCGTCCTGGAAGCCAAGCGACTCCTCGCCCACGGCACAGAGCCCGCCTCCACCATCGCAGCCCACCTCGGCTTCACCAGCGCCACCCACTTCGGCAAGTTCTTCCAGCGCCACACCGGCCAGACCCCCCTGGCATTCCGCGCCTCTCAACGTGCGTCGCCGCCTGCGTAG
- a CDS encoding nuclear transport factor 2 family protein, whose amino-acid sequence MSGRRTATRRILLATVATSALLGAATVPAFASSPVSAGHAFGHVDGARLDHQKTVAVRVLKEAFERGDTTVVDRFVRADYIQHNPLASDGPEALKNFAAGLHQQFPDTKYDVKRVISENDLVVVHSNLVLTPGSRGSAVMDIFRFQDGKIAEHWDVLQDVPGSSVNGNDMFSTISRPQTGQPGPRSLTASNRKLVIKAFDRLIVDKDLSALDTYWSAGYHQHNPGIADGAAGAREGLGAYFGAFPELAVSRKRVVAEGDLVAVHSHYVNAPGERGQAVVDLFRVQGGKIVEHWDVLQDVPATSANGNTMF is encoded by the coding sequence ATGTCCGGCCGGCGCACGGCCACCCGTCGCATCCTCCTCGCCACGGTCGCCACGTCCGCCCTGCTGGGCGCCGCGACCGTGCCCGCCTTCGCCTCGTCGCCCGTCAGCGCGGGTCACGCCTTCGGGCACGTCGACGGCGCCCGGCTCGACCACCAGAAGACCGTTGCCGTACGCGTCCTCAAGGAAGCGTTCGAGCGGGGTGACACCACGGTCGTGGACAGGTTCGTGCGGGCCGACTACATCCAGCACAACCCCCTCGCGTCCGATGGCCCCGAGGCGTTGAAGAACTTCGCTGCCGGGTTGCATCAGCAGTTCCCCGACACCAAGTACGACGTCAAGCGGGTCATCTCCGAGAACGACCTCGTCGTGGTGCACTCCAACCTCGTACTGACGCCGGGAAGTCGAGGCTCGGCCGTCATGGACATTTTCCGGTTCCAGGACGGCAAGATCGCCGAGCACTGGGACGTGCTTCAGGACGTCCCCGGCAGCAGTGTCAACGGCAACGACATGTTCTCCACCATCAGCCGGCCGCAGACCGGACAACCTGGTCCGCGCTCGCTCACCGCCTCCAACAGGAAGCTCGTCATCAAGGCATTCGACCGGCTCATCGTCGACAAGGATCTGTCCGCCCTCGACACGTACTGGAGCGCCGGGTACCACCAGCACAATCCCGGCATCGCGGATGGTGCGGCCGGTGCGCGGGAGGGGCTCGGGGCGTACTTCGGGGCGTTCCCGGAGCTGGCCGTCTCCCGCAAGCGCGTGGTCGCCGAGGGGGATCTGGTCGCCGTCCACAGTCACTACGTGAACGCGCCCGGCGAGCGCGGGCAGGCCGTCGTGGATCTGTTCCGGGTACAGGGCGGGAAGATCGTCGAGCACTGGGACGTGCTGCAGGACGTGCCGGCCACCTCCGCCAACGGCAACACGATGTTCTGA
- a CDS encoding MBL fold metallo-hydrolase produces MHGTLTVIDKGQVRIHSYVSPEDGLGVTTQLIETPSRIIAVDAQFVLAYADEVVAYAKSLGKPLDRLVISHAHPDHYQGAARFGVPVHALPETTAEIVAMGAKTDLPTGAAIPLADMTPTVEIIPGTEVVDGIPFVFEKVTGGEIHTTLVIKLPEQGVLVAQDVVYNHTHLWFLDKDFDGWQANIDRFAAETEYDTILPGHGEPTTPAVWAELTDYVNSGRELLGDDGDAYKKAITERYPAYQGAALIDVANAYMFGPKS; encoded by the coding sequence ATGCACGGCACCCTCACGGTCATCGACAAGGGCCAGGTCCGCATCCACAGCTACGTCTCGCCCGAGGACGGCCTGGGCGTCACCACCCAGCTGATCGAGACGCCGTCGCGGATCATCGCCGTCGACGCGCAGTTCGTCCTGGCCTACGCCGACGAGGTCGTCGCCTACGCCAAGAGCCTGGGCAAGCCGCTCGACCGCCTCGTCATCAGCCACGCGCATCCGGACCACTACCAGGGCGCGGCCCGCTTCGGCGTCCCCGTGCACGCGCTGCCGGAGACCACCGCGGAGATCGTCGCCATGGGCGCCAAGACGGACCTGCCCACCGGCGCCGCGATCCCGCTCGCCGACATGACTCCGACCGTGGAGATCATCCCGGGCACCGAGGTCGTCGACGGCATCCCGTTCGTGTTCGAGAAGGTCACCGGCGGCGAGATCCACACCACCCTCGTGATCAAGCTGCCCGAGCAGGGTGTCCTGGTCGCTCAGGACGTCGTCTACAACCACACCCACCTGTGGTTCCTGGACAAGGACTTCGACGGCTGGCAGGCCAACATCGACCGCTTCGCAGCCGAGACCGAGTACGACACCATCCTGCCCGGCCACGGCGAGCCGACCACCCCCGCCGTCTGGGCCGAGCTCACCGACTACGTCAACTCCGGCCGGGAACTGCTCGGTGACGACGGCGACGCCTACAAGAAGGCCATCACCGAGCGCTACCCCGCCTACCAGGGCGCAGCTCTCATCGACGTCGCCAACGCCTACATGTTCGGCCCCAAGAGCTGA
- a CDS encoding MBL fold metallo-hydrolase, which translates to MITNIFSEQRNGLRFDVFAGSEAALSPNCVLISGEHDAILIDVQFVIDEARELADRVRDSGKQLKAAFITHAHPDHYGGMGEIASAFPDARILARQGVIDGILEWPAKRLHWQEAYGDQIPDEMPVPEPLTGDSYSLEGHAVVFVDLPVAETVHATAFHVPDAQAVIAGDLLNHHSHCYMADTNNPASWLTALDQVQALGEHRIVVPGHGPVGGEEVFDDTRAWLEDYQEVARPRVPVADIAREMSRRHPDRALPMLLWLTRGPSFGLVGPKELGVPPEVLGG; encoded by the coding sequence ATGATCACCAATATCTTCTCGGAGCAGCGGAACGGGCTTCGTTTTGATGTGTTCGCGGGTTCGGAGGCGGCTCTGTCGCCGAACTGCGTCCTCATCAGCGGAGAGCACGACGCGATCCTGATCGACGTGCAGTTCGTCATCGACGAGGCACGCGAACTCGCCGACCGCGTTCGTGACAGCGGTAAGCAGCTCAAGGCGGCCTTCATCACCCACGCGCACCCGGACCACTACGGCGGCATGGGCGAGATCGCCTCCGCCTTCCCCGACGCCCGGATCCTGGCCCGGCAGGGCGTCATCGACGGGATCCTGGAGTGGCCGGCCAAGCGCCTGCACTGGCAGGAAGCATACGGAGACCAGATCCCGGACGAGATGCCGGTGCCCGAGCCGCTGACCGGGGACAGCTATTCCCTGGAGGGGCACGCAGTGGTGTTCGTGGACCTCCCGGTGGCCGAGACGGTGCACGCGACCGCCTTCCACGTGCCCGACGCGCAAGCCGTGATCGCCGGGGACCTGCTCAACCACCACTCTCACTGCTACATGGCGGACACCAACAACCCCGCGTCCTGGCTCACCGCCCTGGACCAGGTCCAGGCGCTCGGGGAACACCGGATCGTGGTCCCGGGCCATGGCCCGGTGGGCGGGGAAGAGGTGTTCGACGACACCCGTGCCTGGCTGGAGGACTACCAGGAGGTGGCCAGGCCACGGGTACCCGTCGCCGACATCGCCCGCGAAATGAGCCGCCGACACCCCGACCGTGCCCTGCCCATGCTGCTCTGGCTCACCCGAGGCCCCTCGTTCGGACTCGTCGGACCCAAGGAACTCGGAGTGCCGCCGGAGGTGCTCGGAGGCTGA